In Legionella cardiaca, a genomic segment contains:
- the lolB gene encoding lipoprotein insertase outer membrane protein LolB yields the protein MTAIKSTLISSFLLLVACTPRPTMEVPSTYRGPSVTNETTTTTTAEATSKNENTVTETAVGKNTTAKTTSATAETAKLAATSSASAITSWEISGALAARSKSKGWNASINWLQRGSSQYQIRLFGPLGSGTVIINKQGGVVTLRDGPKSASSASAEELMKQQTGIRLPVQNLFYWVRGLPAPGNVQSAKRDAANHLLVLKQSGYVIDYAQYTTVGKAVLPSVIRLQGNGLFMKLVIKRWRL from the coding sequence ATGACTGCTATTAAATCGACTTTAATTAGCTCTTTTCTTCTGTTAGTTGCCTGTACCCCTCGTCCCACGATGGAGGTGCCTTCAACTTACCGTGGCCCCTCAGTAACAAACGAGACTACGACAACTACTACAGCGGAAGCAACATCTAAAAATGAAAATACTGTAACAGAAACAGCTGTTGGTAAAAACACAACAGCTAAAACAACCAGTGCAACAGCTGAAACAGCAAAACTTGCGGCTACCAGCTCGGCAAGTGCGATCACTTCCTGGGAAATTTCAGGTGCTCTTGCGGCCCGTAGCAAAAGCAAAGGATGGAATGCGTCTATTAACTGGTTACAACGTGGTAGTAGCCAGTACCAAATTCGTTTATTTGGCCCTTTAGGTAGTGGTACTGTTATTATTAATAAGCAAGGAGGGGTGGTTACTCTTCGCGATGGCCCTAAGTCAGCCTCATCAGCTAGCGCTGAGGAGTTGATGAAACAACAAACGGGTATTCGCCTCCCAGTTCAAAATCTTTTCTATTGGGTACGAGGATTACCAGCTCCTGGTAATGTGCAATCAGCAAAACGCGATGCAGCAAATCATCTCTTGGTCTTAAAGCAATCTGGCTATGTGATTGATTATGCACAATATACTACTGTCGGCAAAGCGGTCCTGCCTAGTGTAATTAGATTACAAGGCAACGGTTTATTTATGAAACTGGTTATTAAACGCTGGCGCCTCTGA
- a CDS encoding transmission trait enhancer LetE, giving the protein MKDINALLPHIKLRFDIEHPNLEECYAYGYECALADIGEETNPYREGSSEYEQWSEGWWAGFYGEKPLYPLAEELLEADEEKEAANDYVYHSLTNIVSPNFLAKMLRITGAIAATAVVGYQVLDLVA; this is encoded by the coding sequence ATGAAAGATATAAATGCGTTGTTACCACATATAAAGTTGCGTTTTGACATTGAACATCCAAATCTTGAAGAATGTTATGCTTATGGTTATGAATGCGCTTTGGCAGATATAGGTGAAGAAACTAATCCTTATCGTGAAGGAAGTTCAGAATATGAGCAATGGTCTGAAGGTTGGTGGGCGGGTTTTTATGGTGAAAAACCCTTGTACCCGCTCGCCGAGGAACTGTTAGAAGCTGATGAAGAAAAAGAGGCTGCTAATGATTACGTCTATCATTCATTAACAAATATCGTTAGCCCTAACTTTCTGGCAAAAATGCTTCGCATTACCGGTGCCATTGCCGCCACAGCTGTCGTGGGCTATCAGGTTCTTGATTTAGTTGCTTAA
- a CDS encoding SseB family protein, producing the protein MNELELAIKKALDSSGENVEANKAYLEFIKANFIIPVDKNSNPEQPEVLYLEHEKHFFLPVFTNMEYLDNWAAEIRNDIHLLRLSGVDLLKGIGEEVTVCLNIGSPLYKEFNPAELARMRSMVLKLFK; encoded by the coding sequence ATGAATGAGCTTGAATTGGCAATTAAAAAGGCGTTGGATTCTTCTGGGGAAAATGTCGAGGCCAATAAAGCCTACCTTGAGTTTATTAAAGCGAATTTTATTATACCCGTTGATAAAAACTCTAATCCTGAGCAGCCTGAAGTACTCTATTTAGAACATGAGAAGCATTTTTTTCTGCCAGTCTTCACTAATATGGAGTATCTTGACAATTGGGCTGCAGAAATTCGTAACGATATTCATTTACTGCGCTTATCAGGAGTCGATTTATTAAAAGGAATTGGTGAAGAAGTTACTGTCTGTTTAAATATTGGCAGCCCATTATATAAAGAATTTAATCCCGCTGAATTAGCGAGAATGAGAAGTATGGTTTTAAAACTATTTAAATAA
- a CDS encoding lysophospholipid acyltransferase family protein: protein MKISKLRTQWIILLSVLYTADACLRSIIKRFTGKTNRAWVDKTIHQWANRLLNLVGVKCKVVNPHGIEPKQGQATIIMCNHSSLYDIPLSFKAFPNHSIRMLAKKELSRIPIMGKGMMAAEFPFIDRKNRHQAIKDLEAVRKLLESGIVMWIAPEGTRSKDGKLAAFKKGAFITAIEAKAIIIPIGIRGAYDILPARTTQININQTAEIHIGAPIDASRYTNENKEELVKLVHQSMQLLVEEQDSLSK, encoded by the coding sequence ATGAAAATAAGCAAACTTCGTACGCAATGGATTATCTTATTGTCAGTACTCTATACTGCAGATGCTTGCCTGCGTTCAATCATAAAACGCTTTACAGGAAAAACTAATCGCGCCTGGGTTGATAAAACTATCCATCAATGGGCTAATCGTTTGCTTAATCTCGTCGGCGTAAAATGCAAAGTAGTAAATCCACATGGTATTGAGCCCAAGCAAGGACAAGCAACTATCATTATGTGCAACCATAGCAGTCTTTATGATATCCCCCTTAGTTTTAAAGCCTTTCCCAATCACTCCATTCGCATGTTGGCAAAAAAAGAATTGTCAAGAATTCCAATTATGGGTAAAGGCATGATGGCTGCAGAGTTTCCCTTCATAGATCGCAAAAATAGACACCAGGCAATTAAAGACTTAGAGGCTGTACGAAAATTATTAGAAAGTGGAATTGTCATGTGGATAGCTCCAGAAGGGACACGTTCCAAAGATGGTAAACTTGCAGCTTTTAAAAAGGGAGCATTTATCACGGCTATTGAAGCAAAAGCCATCATAATTCCCATTGGTATTCGCGGTGCTTATGATATTTTGCCTGCAAGAACGACCCAAATTAATATTAATCAGACCGCTGAGATACACATTGGTGCTCCCATTGACGCTTCACGGTACACTAATGAAAATAAAGAAGAGCTCGTAAAACTTGTACATCAATCAATGCAATTGCTAGTCGAAGAACAAGACTCATTATCTAAATAA
- a CDS encoding peptide deformylase produces MTSQTQALNIVTIEQKQFTNVLKTPAKVVSFPLSSENLALIQAMKEKLFQLGGVGLAAPQVNHHTQIIAIYIPEEAALLRDNVKVYPMHILINPSYQGVERAGIFNDFEGCYSVASKAGKVPRYQQIILSYFDEQGMEHQTNESGFYARVLQHEIDHLNGVLITDRLTPECIQGSIEEMMTLRRNELTDDKKVLFDEVIKKKFKK; encoded by the coding sequence ATGACTTCACAAACACAGGCCCTGAATATTGTTACTATCGAGCAAAAGCAATTTACGAATGTTCTAAAAACACCCGCAAAAGTAGTTAGTTTTCCTTTAAGCAGTGAAAATTTAGCATTAATTCAAGCAATGAAGGAAAAATTATTTCAATTGGGTGGTGTAGGTCTTGCTGCCCCTCAGGTCAATCATCATACCCAAATTATTGCTATTTATATTCCCGAAGAAGCCGCTTTGCTGCGTGATAATGTAAAAGTTTATCCGATGCATATTTTAATTAATCCTTCCTATCAGGGAGTAGAACGTGCTGGTATATTCAATGATTTTGAAGGTTGTTATTCAGTAGCCAGCAAAGCTGGTAAAGTACCCCGTTATCAACAAATTATACTTAGCTATTTTGATGAACAAGGAATGGAACATCAAACTAACGAAAGTGGATTTTATGCCAGAGTTCTTCAGCATGAAATTGATCATCTCAATGGAGTATTAATTACGGACCGCTTAACGCCTGAGTGTATCCAGGGAAGTATTGAAGAAATGATGACTTTACGCCGCAATGAATTAACAGATGATAAAAAGGTTTTGTTTGATGAAGTGATCAAGAAAAAGTTTAAAAAATAG
- a CDS encoding ribose-phosphate pyrophosphokinase produces the protein MSTMMIFTGNANPELALKIASHLQIPIGQASVGTFSDGETMVEILENVRGRDVFIIQSTCSPANDNLMELLIMADALRRSSAGRITAVVPYFGYARQDRRVRSARVPITAKVVADMMASVGICRVLTVDLHADQIQGFFYMPVDNVYSTPILLEDIKQQNLCNLMVVSPDVGGVVRARAMAKQLNDADLSIIDKRRSGPNKSEVMHIIGEPAGRHCIIIDDIVDTAGTLCSAAYQLKQNGATSVRAYITHPVLSGPAVDNIINSSLDEVVVTDTIPLSEAAKRCKKIRVVSLADMLAQAIKRVNVEESVSSMFAE, from the coding sequence ATGTCGACAATGATGATCTTTACCGGCAATGCTAACCCAGAGCTGGCCCTTAAAATAGCTTCCCACTTACAAATTCCTATTGGTCAGGCTTCAGTAGGTACTTTCAGCGATGGTGAGACCATGGTTGAAATTCTTGAAAATGTGCGTGGGCGTGATGTATTTATTATTCAATCTACTTGTTCTCCAGCCAATGATAACTTAATGGAATTATTGATTATGGCGGATGCTTTAAGGCGTTCGTCAGCAGGTCGGATTACTGCCGTTGTTCCTTATTTTGGTTATGCTCGTCAAGACCGACGAGTTCGTTCTGCACGGGTTCCTATCACCGCTAAAGTGGTGGCAGATATGATGGCTTCAGTTGGTATTTGTCGCGTGCTCACCGTAGATTTGCATGCCGATCAAATCCAAGGCTTTTTCTACATGCCAGTAGATAACGTCTATTCAACACCCATTTTGCTCGAGGATATTAAGCAGCAGAATCTTTGTAATCTCATGGTAGTTTCACCTGATGTAGGGGGTGTTGTGCGCGCAAGAGCCATGGCGAAGCAGCTTAATGATGCTGATCTTTCTATCATAGATAAACGGCGTAGCGGTCCCAATAAATCGGAAGTAATGCACATTATTGGGGAACCAGCCGGTAGACATTGCATCATTATTGACGATATTGTTGATACAGCAGGTACTCTTTGTTCTGCCGCTTACCAGCTTAAGCAAAATGGTGCTACGAGTGTGCGTGCTTATATTACCCATCCAGTTTTATCTGGACCTGCGGTAGACAATATTATTAATTCATCTCTCGATGAAGTTGTAGTAACTGATACCATCCCACTTTCAGAGGCTGCGAAACGCTGTAAAAAAATTAGAGTAGTTAGCCTTGCTGATATGCTGGCACAAGCTATCAAACGAGTGAATGTGGAAGAATCCGTAAGTTCGATGTTTGCTGAATAA
- the pdxH gene encoding pyridoxamine 5'-phosphate oxidase → MNNWKTLADIRREYGELVLAEESLPENPIIQFKLWFEESLTVEKSDPTAMVLSTVDHKGFPDSRVVLLKGLEDDAFIFYTNYQSTKSLQLSETPYAALNFYWPQMARQIRIRGRVKRTTKKQSDSYFATRPLPSQLSAIISAQSQPIDSRKALEEALNKLIAAHGQEAVVRPQNWGGYLVIPDEIEFWQGRNNRLHDRICYYKKKNKWSYCRLAP, encoded by the coding sequence ATGAACAATTGGAAAACATTGGCAGATATTCGTCGTGAATATGGTGAGTTAGTTTTGGCAGAAGAGTCTTTACCTGAAAATCCAATAATACAATTCAAGCTGTGGTTTGAAGAATCCTTGACAGTAGAGAAGAGCGATCCGACCGCTATGGTACTTTCAACGGTGGATCATAAAGGGTTTCCAGATTCTCGTGTTGTTTTGCTGAAAGGCTTAGAGGATGATGCGTTTATTTTCTATACTAATTACCAAAGTACAAAATCGTTACAGCTCAGCGAAACGCCTTATGCTGCTTTAAATTTTTATTGGCCACAGATGGCACGCCAGATTCGTATTCGTGGGCGTGTAAAAAGAACAACTAAAAAACAATCAGACAGTTATTTTGCCACAAGACCATTACCTAGCCAGTTAAGTGCAATTATCTCTGCTCAAAGCCAGCCAATTGATAGCCGGAAAGCTTTAGAAGAGGCCTTAAATAAATTAATTGCCGCACATGGACAAGAAGCGGTTGTGCGTCCCCAAAATTGGGGGGGGTATTTAGTTATTCCAGATGAGATAGAGTTTTGGCAAGGACGGAACAATCGCCTACACGATAGAATCTGTTATTACAAAAAGAAAAATAAATGGAGTTACTGTCGTTTGGCACCATAA
- a CDS encoding MFS transporter yields MNMIAMSQSEKAGRINRLGFAWIVWGLAAAFYFSDYMARVAPGVMHRSLQIDFGINEAGFGILTASFYFPYILMQIPVGLTVDRMSIRAILTVMSLVTALGCGVFGLADGLAMASVGRMLIGFSAAFAFVSSLRLATSWFPPAMLGLLAGLTQALGMLGAAAGEAPVSFLVANVGWRHSMLIIAFLFIALAGLLYQFVQDKPGAKRHELKKSEPRISILSSLRIVLSHRQIWINALYAGFLFGPTAVIGEAIGPAYLQYGRGLTAHAAAFATGLIFIGWGISGPLSGWLSDKMGRRKPLMIFSAICGIILTSLFVFYPNIDQTTAYIIFFIFGVTNTGVAIAYAVSTEICENNVVGTCIAFTNMISIFVGALMQPLVGRLVDIVSGPRAYNVETLLLSDFQAGLKILPLCSLVALILALMVKETYCKPIRQV; encoded by the coding sequence ATGAATATGATAGCAATGTCTCAGAGTGAAAAAGCGGGTCGCATCAATCGGTTAGGATTTGCCTGGATTGTTTGGGGTTTAGCGGCAGCTTTCTATTTTTCCGACTATATGGCACGAGTAGCTCCAGGCGTGATGCATCGTAGCTTGCAAATTGATTTTGGTATTAACGAGGCCGGATTCGGTATTTTGACTGCCTCGTTTTATTTCCCTTATATTCTCATGCAGATACCAGTAGGGCTCACCGTCGATCGCATGAGTATTCGTGCTATCTTGACTGTAATGTCTTTAGTAACTGCATTAGGTTGCGGTGTTTTCGGTTTAGCCGACGGTTTAGCGATGGCTTCAGTAGGGCGGATGCTTATCGGATTTAGTGCTGCATTTGCGTTTGTAAGTTCTCTTAGGTTAGCCACATCGTGGTTTCCTCCTGCTATGCTTGGTCTGCTCGCCGGTTTAACTCAAGCTCTAGGAATGTTGGGTGCTGCAGCGGGAGAGGCACCAGTTTCATTTTTAGTGGCTAATGTAGGGTGGCGGCATAGCATGCTGATTATTGCCTTTTTGTTTATTGCATTAGCAGGCCTCTTATATCAATTTGTCCAAGATAAGCCTGGTGCAAAACGCCATGAATTAAAGAAAAGCGAACCTAGAATCAGTATTCTTAGTAGTTTGCGTATCGTATTGTCACATCGACAAATTTGGATTAATGCTCTTTATGCAGGCTTTTTATTTGGCCCTACAGCAGTTATTGGTGAAGCAATTGGTCCAGCCTACTTGCAATATGGTCGTGGTCTAACAGCACATGCAGCGGCTTTTGCTACGGGCTTAATTTTCATAGGTTGGGGAATAAGTGGTCCTTTGTCAGGTTGGTTATCTGATAAAATGGGGCGCAGAAAACCGTTGATGATCTTTTCTGCCATATGTGGAATCATACTGACTTCGTTGTTTGTTTTTTATCCGAATATCGATCAAACAACTGCATATATTATTTTCTTTATTTTTGGTGTCACCAACACGGGTGTGGCAATAGCCTATGCTGTATCAACAGAAATTTGTGAAAATAATGTAGTTGGTACTTGCATCGCATTTACCAATATGATTTCCATTTTTGTTGGTGCATTGATGCAACCTCTGGTCGGCCGTTTAGTAGATATCGTTTCTGGCCCGCGTGCTTATAATGTAGAGACATTATTGCTCTCCGATTTTCAGGCTGGTTTAAAAATATTGCCGCTTTGCTCTCTGGTCGCTTTAATTTTGGCGCTAATGGTAAAAGAAACATATTGCAAACCTATTCGCCAAGTTTAA
- the coaD gene encoding pantetheine-phosphate adenylyltransferase has protein sequence MKHKAIYPGTFDPITNGHVDIITRASKIFPELVVAVASNSAKRPYFTLETRIELIKDALGNLPGVTVMGFDCLLIDFVHDQKAGIILRGLRAVNDFEYEFQLAGMNRKLSKEIETLFLTPSEHVLFISSTLVREIAQLGGDVSQFVPSSVERAFRQKRT, from the coding sequence ATGAAACATAAAGCAATTTATCCCGGAACTTTTGACCCTATTACTAATGGACACGTAGACATTATTACGCGTGCTTCAAAAATATTTCCTGAGCTAGTCGTTGCTGTGGCCAGTAATAGTGCAAAACGCCCTTATTTCACGCTGGAAACGCGTATTGAATTGATTAAAGATGCATTAGGGAATTTACCAGGTGTAACAGTAATGGGCTTTGATTGTTTATTAATTGATTTTGTTCACGATCAGAAAGCAGGCATTATTTTACGAGGCTTGCGGGCAGTCAATGATTTTGAGTATGAATTTCAATTGGCAGGAATGAATCGAAAACTCTCAAAAGAAATTGAAACGTTATTTCTAACACCTTCAGAACACGTCTTGTTTATTTCATCAACGTTAGTTCGCGAAATTGCACAACTTGGAGGCGATGTATCGCAGTTCGTACCATCCTCTGTTGAGAGGGCATTTCGCCAAAAGAGAACCTAA
- the ggt gene encoding gamma-glutamyltransferase, with protein sequence MLKLMKVLKFLLVLAITTSTSNAANYATTPSAYAVASAHPLATNAGLEILAAGGNAFDAAIAIGAALAVVAPYHSGLGGGGFWLLHQEKDKKNIFIDSREKAPRAAHRDMFLGADGNPVPGLSLNGGLAAAIPGEPAALVYIAKHYGRLPLSRTLAPAIRLAEEGFIVDEQFNYFSTMDDRLQMLRHFPDTAAVLLHNGQPYKIGERLKQPDLANTLRLLAEQGHDGFYRGKVAEQLVKGVREAGGIWSLDDLAKYEIKIREPLQSAYHNMLIITAPPPSAGGIALITMLNILSAYPLQTYSKAQWVHYVTEVMRLAFWQREQSLADPDFITVPVARLLSAENAKYLRSLIFKDKATPSSALQGTMPQEHKNTTQIVVMDKEGNRVSATLTVNFIFGSSVIAGGTGVILNDEMDDFSSKPGARNVFGIVGSEKNSIAPEKRPVSSMAPTFLEMPGRVAIVGTPGGSRIPTMVLLASLVFNDYQGAISMVSAMRFHHQYLPDWLQFEPETFSPSLQAELKKMGYKLMALKQYYGDMQAITWDKETNIVTAASDPRHIGLAAVISVDQQGYGWPH encoded by the coding sequence ATGTTAAAGCTTATGAAAGTGCTTAAGTTTTTACTTGTTTTAGCAATAACGACAAGTACGTCTAATGCAGCAAATTATGCGACAACCCCCTCTGCTTATGCTGTTGCAAGTGCTCATCCCCTGGCAACAAATGCAGGCCTTGAAATTCTTGCTGCAGGTGGAAATGCGTTTGATGCTGCTATAGCCATAGGTGCTGCCTTAGCTGTTGTTGCACCCTACCATTCTGGCTTAGGCGGCGGTGGTTTTTGGCTATTACATCAAGAGAAAGATAAAAAAAATATTTTTATAGATAGTCGAGAAAAGGCACCTCGGGCTGCCCATCGGGATATGTTTCTAGGTGCCGACGGTAATCCTGTGCCCGGATTATCTTTAAATGGAGGCCTTGCTGCAGCTATTCCAGGCGAACCTGCTGCTTTAGTCTATATTGCAAAGCACTATGGTCGTTTGCCTTTGTCGCGCACACTCGCTCCAGCTATTCGTCTTGCCGAGGAAGGATTCATCGTTGATGAGCAATTTAATTATTTTTCAACTATGGATGATCGTTTGCAAATGTTGCGTCATTTCCCAGATACGGCTGCTGTTTTACTGCATAACGGTCAACCTTATAAAATAGGTGAACGTTTAAAACAACCCGACTTAGCAAACACATTGAGATTATTGGCTGAACAAGGACATGATGGCTTTTATCGCGGAAAAGTGGCGGAGCAATTGGTAAAGGGAGTACGTGAAGCGGGTGGAATATGGTCTTTAGATGATCTTGCCAAATACGAGATTAAAATTCGTGAGCCTTTGCAGAGCGCGTACCATAATATGTTAATTATCACGGCACCACCGCCTTCTGCAGGCGGAATAGCCTTGATTACCATGCTAAATATTTTATCGGCTTACCCCTTGCAAACCTATTCCAAAGCGCAATGGGTGCACTATGTGACGGAAGTAATGCGACTCGCTTTCTGGCAGCGCGAACAGTCATTGGCAGATCCTGATTTTATAACAGTTCCAGTAGCAAGATTATTATCTGCAGAAAATGCTAAATACCTCCGCTCATTAATTTTTAAAGATAAAGCTACTCCCAGTAGTGCTTTGCAGGGCACTATGCCGCAGGAGCATAAAAATACAACGCAAATTGTGGTTATGGATAAAGAAGGCAATCGTGTTTCCGCAACATTAACCGTTAATTTTATCTTTGGTTCTAGCGTTATTGCTGGCGGTACAGGTGTTATCCTTAATGACGAAATGGACGATTTCTCATCCAAACCCGGAGCACGAAATGTCTTTGGAATTGTCGGTAGTGAAAAAAATAGTATTGCTCCCGAAAAAAGACCGGTTTCAAGCATGGCGCCAACATTTCTTGAGATGCCAGGTCGTGTGGCTATTGTTGGCACACCCGGAGGCAGTCGGATTCCAACAATGGTTTTATTGGCGTCACTCGTTTTTAATGATTATCAAGGTGCCATATCCATGGTATCGGCCATGCGGTTTCACCATCAGTATTTGCCCGATTGGCTACAGTTCGAACCGGAAACTTTTTCTCCAAGTTTGCAAGCGGAGCTAAAGAAAATGGGGTATAAATTAATGGCCTTGAAGCAATATTATGGTGATATGCAGGCAATTACTTGGGACAAAGAAACAAATATTGTCACAGCTGCCTCTGACCCGAGACATATAGGATTAGCTGCAGTAATTAGCGTAGACCAGCAAGGTTACGGATGGCCCCATTAG
- a CDS encoding YdgA family protein, whose protein sequence is MKKFIGLVVILAALVLGSYYGMGYLTEQKVKESLNFVNRSNGVAASIVKYDRGWFTSKATLNWRVHIPEQTIQNNGQTQTLPAKDYNMQMPITIYHGPVIFSQHGVKFGLGYAHTTLAMPQEYVEQFNSLFTNESTKPNVVIDFFVNYFGNSSIDMSVPAFKLFAKEGNATFEWLGMSTSTNVSSNLDKVGGNITIDGLNFQKDKVNTKMSAITSEYNLHRTDKGLFLGDASLSFPSFVVMDSDKKLFELGQFDIHSDSDIEDGLFSSHFKTSVEKIIANEKTYGPGNLEVAIRNLDADALARLNEQAQQVQQGTDAERQRAMLAMLPELPKLFSKGAEFEITEMNFVMPQGTVEGNLMVSLPKGEMGNPFELIQKIQGNGKIKVPAAVVRELVTESIKQKMMSPQAQQNDQQNQQGITQQIQPQSNPDASAQAAANSSDVSQQAVTLADKQLATLVQNGVLAQQGTDYVIEVSLNQGQLTINGKPYSPEMMKF, encoded by the coding sequence ATGAAAAAATTCATAGGATTAGTGGTTATTTTAGCTGCTCTAGTCCTCGGCTCTTATTATGGTATGGGCTATCTTACTGAACAAAAGGTCAAGGAAAGCCTTAATTTCGTGAATCGATCGAATGGTGTAGCTGCTTCAATTGTCAAATATGACCGTGGATGGTTTACCTCAAAAGCAACACTCAACTGGCGTGTTCACATCCCTGAGCAAACTATTCAGAATAATGGTCAAACACAAACGCTTCCTGCAAAAGACTACAACATGCAGATGCCAATTACCATTTATCATGGACCCGTTATATTCTCCCAGCATGGAGTAAAATTTGGGTTAGGCTACGCACACACTACTCTTGCGATGCCACAAGAGTATGTCGAGCAATTTAATAGTTTATTTACTAATGAATCTACAAAGCCAAATGTAGTAATTGACTTTTTTGTAAATTACTTTGGTAACAGTAGCATTGACATGTCTGTTCCAGCGTTTAAATTATTTGCAAAAGAAGGAAATGCAACTTTTGAATGGTTGGGTATGTCTACCTCGACAAATGTTTCCTCAAACTTGGATAAAGTTGGTGGCAATATCACTATTGATGGTCTGAATTTTCAAAAGGACAAAGTCAATACAAAGATGTCGGCCATTACTAGCGAATATAATCTCCACAGAACAGATAAAGGGTTGTTTTTAGGTGATGCCAGCTTATCATTCCCTTCTTTTGTGGTGATGGATAGTGACAAAAAGTTATTCGAGTTAGGACAGTTTGATATTCATTCTGATTCTGATATTGAAGATGGTTTATTTAGCTCTCATTTCAAAACTTCTGTTGAAAAAATTATTGCGAATGAGAAGACTTATGGACCTGGAAATTTAGAAGTTGCAATTCGTAATCTTGATGCGGATGCATTAGCCAGATTAAACGAACAAGCTCAACAAGTGCAACAAGGCACTGATGCAGAGCGCCAACGCGCAATGTTAGCTATGCTACCAGAGTTGCCAAAATTGTTTAGCAAAGGTGCGGAATTTGAAATTACTGAAATGAATTTTGTGATGCCACAAGGGACTGTTGAAGGTAATCTTATGGTTTCATTACCAAAAGGGGAAATGGGTAACCCATTTGAGTTGATACAAAAAATTCAAGGTAATGGTAAAATAAAAGTTCCTGCTGCCGTTGTTAGAGAACTTGTTACAGAGTCTATTAAACAAAAAATGATGTCACCACAAGCGCAGCAAAATGATCAACAAAATCAACAAGGAATTACTCAACAGATACAACCACAAAGTAATCCGGATGCTAGTGCGCAAGCGGCAGCTAATTCTAGTGATGTATCACAACAAGCTGTAACACTTGCTGATAAACAATTGGCAACGTTGGTACAAAATGGTGTTTTAGCGCAACAAGGTACAGACTATGTGATTGAAGTGAGCCTCAATCAAGGGCAACTTACAATTAATGGAAAGCCTTATAGCCCTGAAATGATGAAATTCTAA
- a CDS encoding biotin transporter BioY, whose amino-acid sequence MQEKKILIIAKIVGTMLCGVIFMALMAFKKLPIPMTSIQMSLQSLSISSLIIILGKRAFWVVLVYLTLATLGLPILPEGTSNPTWFISPAAGYYFGFLFSSFLLLKIISKRPKNFFHAWLYFSLNETLILSCGFLTLCFYLGPQNAWLFGVWPYLFGATLKITAATCLYTFTLNSSLKRDDGNRRIKQNKGIETNYS is encoded by the coding sequence ATGCAAGAAAAAAAAATTCTTATTATAGCAAAAATCGTAGGTACTATGCTTTGTGGTGTCATTTTTATGGCCTTAATGGCGTTTAAAAAATTGCCTATCCCAATGACTTCCATACAAATGTCTCTTCAAAGCCTGAGTATTTCTTCTCTGATAATTATACTTGGCAAACGTGCATTTTGGGTTGTTCTGGTCTATTTGACTTTGGCTACCCTAGGACTACCCATATTACCAGAAGGCACTTCGAACCCAACCTGGTTTATTTCACCTGCAGCAGGTTATTATTTTGGTTTTCTATTTTCATCATTTCTTCTACTAAAAATTATTAGCAAACGACCTAAAAACTTCTTTCATGCCTGGCTTTATTTTTCTTTAAATGAAACACTCATTTTATCTTGTGGTTTTCTCACCTTATGCTTTTACTTAGGTCCCCAAAATGCCTGGTTGTTCGGCGTTTGGCCTTACCTGTTTGGTGCTACTCTTAAAATAACTGCCGCCACATGCTTGTATACATTTACTCTAAATTCATCTTTAAAACGGGATGACGGCAACAGGCGAATTAAACAAAACAAAGGAATTGAAACAAATTACTCGTAA
- a CDS encoding helix-turn-helix domain-containing protein, with the protein MTTISNEAGDATMSLAESVTQSVQKYFAELKGTDPVDLYQFVLEEIETPLFRAVMEHCKYNQSRAAIMLGISRGTLRTKLRRYFDDKYVGTRD; encoded by the coding sequence ATGACAACAATCAGTAATGAAGCTGGGGATGCTACTATGTCACTGGCAGAGAGTGTCACTCAATCAGTGCAGAAATATTTCGCCGAGCTCAAGGGAACTGATCCTGTTGATCTGTACCAATTTGTTCTTGAAGAGATTGAAACACCATTGTTTCGTGCTGTCATGGAACATTGCAAATATAACCAATCACGTGCAGCCATTATGCTGGGGATTAGCAGAGGAACGCTAAGGACAAAATTACGTCGTTACTTTGATGACAAATACGTTGGTACAAGAGATTAA